The following proteins come from a genomic window of Thermostichus vulcanus str. 'Rupite':
- a CDS encoding adenylosuccinate synthase produces MANVVVVGAQWGDEGKGKITDLLSEKAHVVVRYQGGVNAGHTLVVAGQTFKLHLIPSGILYPDKRCIIASGTVIDPQVLIGEIDQLHQLGISTDNLFIAETAHVTLPYHRVIDLAEEERRGIYKLGTTGRGIGPTYADKAERMGIRVVDLMYPDQLRERLSWAIPYKNVLLEKIYNLPPLDPEPIIEQYLAYAERLRPYVTDAALLLTEAIQERENILFEGAQGTLLDLDYGTYPYVTSSHPVAGGACIGAGIGPTSIDRVIGVAKAYTTRVGEGPFPTELKDETGAYLGATGAEFGTTTGRQRRCGWFDGVIGRYAVRVNGLDCLAITKLDVLDGLDQIKVCVAYECNGQEIRHFPSDARVFAQCRPIYETLPGWKCSTKGCRSIEELPPEAHDYLKFLAQLMQVPIAIVSLGASRDQTIIVEDPIHGPKRALLYPNGGKRVHALMPD; encoded by the coding sequence TTGGCAAACGTTGTGGTTGTCGGTGCCCAGTGGGGCGACGAAGGGAAAGGCAAGATCACGGATCTGTTGAGCGAAAAAGCCCATGTGGTCGTCCGCTATCAAGGAGGAGTGAATGCAGGTCATACCCTGGTGGTAGCGGGTCAAACCTTCAAACTGCACTTGATCCCTTCCGGCATTCTCTACCCCGATAAACGCTGCATCATCGCCAGTGGCACGGTTATCGATCCACAAGTGCTGATTGGGGAGATCGACCAACTGCATCAATTGGGCATTTCCACCGACAACCTGTTTATTGCGGAAACGGCCCATGTCACCCTGCCCTACCATCGCGTCATCGATCTAGCGGAAGAGGAACGGCGCGGCATTTACAAGTTGGGCACCACCGGACGAGGGATCGGCCCCACCTATGCCGACAAAGCTGAGCGCATGGGCATTCGCGTTGTGGATTTGATGTATCCCGACCAGTTGCGGGAGCGCCTCAGTTGGGCCATTCCCTACAAAAATGTCCTGCTGGAGAAAATCTACAACCTGCCACCCCTGGATCCGGAGCCGATCATCGAGCAATACCTGGCCTATGCCGAACGACTGCGCCCTTATGTAACCGATGCCGCCTTGCTCCTGACCGAAGCCATTCAAGAGCGGGAAAACATTTTGTTTGAAGGGGCACAGGGCACGCTGCTGGATCTGGATTACGGGACTTACCCCTACGTCACCTCTTCCCATCCTGTTGCTGGCGGCGCCTGCATTGGGGCAGGAATTGGCCCCACCAGTATTGATCGGGTGATCGGGGTAGCCAAAGCTTATACCACCCGTGTGGGAGAAGGCCCGTTCCCCACCGAGCTGAAGGATGAAACTGGGGCTTATCTGGGTGCCACCGGAGCCGAATTTGGCACCACCACCGGGCGGCAACGGCGTTGTGGCTGGTTTGATGGGGTGATCGGGCGCTATGCGGTGCGGGTCAATGGCTTAGATTGTCTGGCTATCACCAAGTTGGATGTGCTGGATGGCTTGGATCAAATCAAGGTGTGCGTCGCCTACGAGTGCAACGGCCAAGAAATTCGTCACTTTCCCAGCGATGCCCGTGTCTTTGCCCAGTGCCGACCGATTTACGAAACCTTGCCCGGCTGGAAATGTTCGACAAAAGGTTGCCGCTCTATTGAAGAACTGCCTCCTGAAGCTCATGACTACCTAAAGTTTTTGGCGCAGTTGATGCAGGTGCCGATCGCCATCGTGTCTTTAGGGGCCAGCCGCGATCAGACGATCATCGTTGAAGACCCGATCCACGGCCCCAAGCGTGCCCTCTTGTATCCCAACGGTGGCAAGCGCGTCCACGCCCTCATGCCCGATTGA